CCGCCTCGAGGGTGATCGCGACGCTCTGGTCGACGCGGCCCAGCTCCTCGAGCGCGACGCACAACGCGAGGTAGTCGCCGCCCATCCCGCCGTGCTCCTCGGGGAACGGCAGTCCGAACAGCCCCATCTCCCCCATCTGCGCGACCACCTCGTAGGGGAACGTGTGGGTCTGGTCGTGGTGGTGGGCCACGGGCGCCACGACCTCGGTGGCGAAGGCGCGCACCGTGCGGGCGAGCTCGAGGTACTCCTCGGGCAGGTCGGCGCTGAGCAGGCCGGACATGGCGGACCTCCGGGACGCGGCGGGGCGGGTTAACGAACGTTAACATCGCCGCGCGGGCGGGGGAATGCGCGAACCCCCGCCGGCGGACCGGCGGGGGTTCGGATGCTGCGGAGGTGGAGGGATTTGAACCCTCGATGGGGTTGTAGCCCCAAACCCGCTTAGCAGGCGGGCGCCATAGACCGGACTAGGCGACACCTCCCGAGCGAGGACAGGCTACCGGGGCGGCCGGGGACGGGGCGAATCGGGCTAGAAGTGGGTGCCGCCGTCGATGCGGATCTCGGTGCCGGTGATGAACGACCCGTCGGCGCTGGCCAGCATCGCGACCACCCCCGCGACCTTCTCCGGTCCGACGAAACCGCCGGGCAGCTTGGGCAGCAGCCCGCTGAAGAGGTCGAAGTCGGCATCGTCGGGGAGACCAGGGCCGGCGTTCTGCCCGCTCTCGCCGAGGCCCTCGGTCATGCCGGAGGAGATCGAGCCCGGCTGGACGGACGTGAACCGCACCCCGCGCTTGGCGTACTCCGACGCCAGCGCGTGCGTCATCGCCTGGATCCCGCCCTTGCTGGCGGAGTACGCCGCCATGTAGGGGTGGGCGAACGCCGCCGAGGTCGAGCTGAAGTTGACGACCGCGGGCTCGGTCCCGTCGAGCAGGGCGGGGATCGCCTCGCGGATGACCAGGAAGGTGCCGACCAGGTTGACCCGCAGCACCCGCTCGAAGTCGGCAAGCGAGGTCTCGTGCGTGTGGGAGGAGCGCAGGATGCCGGCGGCGTTGACGACGGCGTCGAGGCCACCGAGCGTGGCGACCGCCGACCGCACACCGGCCACGACCGAGCCCTCGTCGGCGACGTCGACCTCGAGCGTCGTCAGTCGGCCCGGCCCGGACGCGTCCTGCTCGGCCGCGCGCTTCTCGGTGTGGGCGAGCCCCTCCGGACTGACGTCGGCACCGACGACCTGCCCGCCCTCGGCGAGCATCCGCAGCACGCAGGCCTGCCCGATCCCCGAGCCCGCACCGGTCACCAGCACACGACGTCCCTCGAAGCGCATCACGCGCCCATCCTGGCGCGTCAGCGTTGCGGGCGCAGGCGAATCAGCGCAGGAGAGTCAGCGCAGGCGCTTGTAGCCGCGCCCGTGGTCGAGGCGCTGACGCAGCTCGCGGACGAACTCCTCCGGGTCCCCGCCGAGCACCCGCACCGGGATCGTGGTCGTGCCGCCGGCACGCAGCCGCAGCACCACACACGGTTCGCCGGCGACCTTCGTGACGACGGCGTCCTCGACGTCGGCCCAGCGGGCCTGGGCGCGGCCGACGCCGCGGACGTAGCGAACGCGGTAGCCGGCGGCGTCGAGCCGGACCATCCAGGTGCGCCGGGTCAGCAGCGCGCCGACCACGAAGACCAGCACGACCGCGAGCACCACGCTGACGCCGAGCACCACGATCGGGAGGCTCAGCACACCCACCAGCAGGGTCACCACGAAGACCGCGCCCCCGATCACTGCCAGGAAGCCGCCCATCAACCGCAGCGCGAGCGGCTGGGAGAGGCGGTAGTCGATCCGCCCGGGCGGGCGGTCCGCGGCGGTGGTGGTGTCGTCGGCGTCGGTCACGCCTCCATTGTCCCCCGCGCCCTCACCGGCCCGTGCGGGGCCACCGGCGCAGCTGCAGTCAGCGCCCGCGGAAGATCGGCGGGCGCTTCTCGGCGCGGGCGGCCGCGGCCTCCTGCACGTCCTCGCTCTCCCAGCACGCGGCGAAGGTCCGGGCGACCTCCTCCTCGCCGCCGCCGTTGAGCACGAGCTTGTTGTGCGCCAGCGTGAGCGGCGCCAGCGTCGCGATCTCCTGCGCCCAGGCCAGCGCGGCGTCCAGGTCGCCGGTCCGGTCGACCAGCCCGTAGCGCACGGCCTCGTCGCGGTCGACGGTCTCGGCGGCGAGCATCAGCCGGCGCGCGAGGCCACCGCCGGCGACGGTCTGCAGCGTGCGCATCGTCCAGGCATCGACGGCCATGCCGTTGCGAGCGGTCGGTACGCCGAACAACGCCTTCTCGTCGGCCACGCGCAGGTCGCAGGCGAGCGCCAGCTGGGTGCCGGCACCGATCGCGGGTCCGTTGACGGCCGCGACCACCGGGACGGGAAGCCGGGTCAGCCCGTGCAGCATCCCGTAGAGCGCGTCGAGGAACGCGTCGCCGTACACCCCGGTCAGGTCGGCACCGGAGCAGAAGGACGTGCCCTCGCCGGTGACGACGAGGACCCGGGCGCCGGCGTCGACCTCGCTCTGCGCCGCGGCGAGCAGCGCCTGGGCGAGCTCGAGGTTGATCGCGTTGCGGCGCTCGGGGCGCTGCAGTGTCAGCAGGGAGACGGCATCGTGGCGGGTGGTGGCGAGCATGATGGGAGCCTAGAACCCTGCTCGGTCGCCAAGCTCCATGGGCAGAGGGGGCGGTGTGTTGGTCCAGGACATCCCGGACTGATGTCTCAAGACATGCCGGACTGATGTCTCACGACATGCCGGACTGAGTGCTGAGCCGGCTCAACGCTCCGGCCATGTCGAAAACCAGACTGGTGATCACCGCTGTGGTGATCCAGAACCGTCCTGTCCACGAGGTCGCCGCCGAGTACGGCATCTCACGGTCCTGGCTCTACGAGCTGCTGGCCCGCTATCGCACCGAGGGCGAGGCGGTCTTCGAACCGCGCTCGCGCCGACCCAAGAACATCGCGAACGCCACTGCGGAAGAGGTGGTGGAGCTCATCGTCGAGCTCCGCGAGAAACTCGCTACCACCGGGCTCGACTGCGGCCCAGACACCATCAAGTGGCACCTGGAACACCACCACGGCGTCGAGATCGCTCGCACGACGATCTCCCGACACCTGACCGCTCGCGGCCTGGTGGTCCCGGAGCCGAAGAAACGCCCGAAGTCCTCCTACATCCGGTTCGAAGCTGCTATGCCCAACGAGCGTTGGCAGTCCGACTTCACCCACTACCGCCTCACCCGCCCCGACGGTCACCCCGGTGCGGACACCGAGATCTTGAGCTGGCTCGATGACTGCTCCCGCTTCGCGCTCTCGGTCACCGCACACGTCCGGGTCACCGGCACCATCGTGCTCACCACCTTCCGCGCGAGCGTGACCATCTACGGGATCCCGGCCTCCACCCTCACCGATAACGGCATGGTGTTCACCACCCGCCTGTCCGGCGGCAAGGGCGGACGCAACGGCTTCGAGCACGAGCTGCGGCGTCTGGGCGTGCGGCAGATCAACTCCACCCCGAACCACCCGACTACCTGCGGCAAGGTCGAACGGTTCCAGCAGACGCTGAAGAAGTGGCTACGCGCCCAACCGGTCCAACCGAGCACCGTCGAAGAGCTCCAGGCACTGCTGGACCGCTTCGTCGAGACCTACAACCACCACCGACCGCACCGGTCGCTACCGCACCGCGCCACCCCCGCGACCATCTACACCAGCCGCCCCAAAGCAACCCCTGAGCAACACGCTCGCGCCGATGACACCCACGACCGGGTCCGCCGCGACCGCATCGACAAGACCGGCAAGATCACCCTGCGCCACAGCGGACGGCTCTACTCCATCGGCATCGGGCGAACCCACGCCCGAACCCGCGTGATCGTCCTCGTCCAGGACCTCAACATCCGCATCATCGACGCCGCCACCGGCGAACTACTCCGCCAACTGGTCCTCGACACCACCAAGCGCTACCAACCGATCCCACGCCCGAACACATCGAGCTGAAAATGAAGGACGGCCGAACCCAAATGGCGTGGGTTCGGCCGTCCGCGATGTCCTGAGACATCACAATGGGCAGAGGGGGCGGGATTCGAACCCGCGGTGGGTCTCCCCACGACCGCTTTCAAGGCGGTTCCGATCGGCCGCTCCGGCACCCCTCCTCGCCGTCGGCACCAGCCGACGACGGCGTGCAGTCTACGCGGCGGGAGCGTCAGTCGACGTCGAGCACCACGAGCGCGTCACCCTCCTGGACGACGTCGCCGGCCTCGACCTTGACGGCGCTGACCCGGCCGGCGCGCTCGGCGAGCACGGGGATCTCCATCTTCATGGACTCCAGCAGCACCACGATGTCGCCCGCCTCGACCTGCGCTCCGGCGGCCACGCTCACCGACATCACGTTGGCCACCATCTCGGCGGCGATCTCCACCTGCTGCTCGCGTCCCATGCGCGTGACGCTAGACCGCCGGGCCGGTTACTCGCGCGTTCGTGCTCGACTCACAGCACCGGGGCCGTACGGCGGGGCTCGGGGCGGTGGGCGGAGGCGGCCTCGAGCTGGCGGGCACGCCGGCCCCGGGGGCCAGTGAGGAACTGGTCGAGCCGGATGACGCCGTACCCGACCACGAGCCCGGCGAGCAGGCTGTAGAGCAGGCTGAAGCCGGCGGTGACGAGGCCGACCGAGGCGAGGGCGACCGCCAGCGGTCCGGTGGCCGCGACCCCGAAAGCGCACACCCACCAGCCTTGGCGACGACGCGCGCGCATGGAGACTCCCCACGCCAGGGCGGGGAAGCCGAGCAGGATCGCGAGCGGCTGCGGGACCCCGCCGAGCGTCGCGTCGACCTGCGCCACGAACGACTCGAAGGCCCCGAGCAGCCCCGGCGAGGCCCACCGCCGCAACGCCTCGGTGTAGGCGAGGG
The nucleotide sequence above comes from Nocardioides massiliensis. Encoded proteins:
- a CDS encoding biotin/lipoyl-binding carrier protein — encoded protein: MGREQQVEIAAEMVANVMSVSVAAGAQVEAGDIVVLLESMKMEIPVLAERAGRVSAVKVEAGDVVQEGDALVVLDVD
- a CDS encoding IS481 family transposase, translated to MSKTRLVITAVVIQNRPVHEVAAEYGISRSWLYELLARYRTEGEAVFEPRSRRPKNIANATAEEVVELIVELREKLATTGLDCGPDTIKWHLEHHHGVEIARTTISRHLTARGLVVPEPKKRPKSSYIRFEAAMPNERWQSDFTHYRLTRPDGHPGADTEILSWLDDCSRFALSVTAHVRVTGTIVLTTFRASVTIYGIPASTLTDNGMVFTTRLSGGKGGRNGFEHELRRLGVRQINSTPNHPTTCGKVERFQQTLKKWLRAQPVQPSTVEELQALLDRFVETYNHHRPHRSLPHRATPATIYTSRPKATPEQHARADDTHDRVRRDRIDKTGKITLRHSGRLYSIGIGRTHARTRVIVLVQDLNIRIIDAATGELLRQLVLDTTKRYQPIPRPNTSS
- a CDS encoding enoyl-CoA hydratase, translated to MLATTRHDAVSLLTLQRPERRNAINLELAQALLAAAQSEVDAGARVLVVTGEGTSFCSGADLTGVYGDAFLDALYGMLHGLTRLPVPVVAAVNGPAIGAGTQLALACDLRVADEKALFGVPTARNGMAVDAWTMRTLQTVAGGGLARRLMLAAETVDRDEAVRYGLVDRTGDLDAALAWAQEIATLAPLTLAHNKLVLNGGGEEEVARTFAACWESEDVQEAAAARAEKRPPIFRGR
- a CDS encoding SDR family NAD(P)-dependent oxidoreductase; this encodes MRFEGRRVLVTGAGSGIGQACVLRMLAEGGQVVGADVSPEGLAHTEKRAAEQDASGPGRLTTLEVDVADEGSVVAGVRSAVATLGGLDAVVNAAGILRSSHTHETSLADFERVLRVNLVGTFLVIREAIPALLDGTEPAVVNFSSTSAAFAHPYMAAYSASKGGIQAMTHALASEYAKRGVRFTSVQPGSISSGMTEGLGESGQNAGPGLPDDADFDLFSGLLPKLPGGFVGPEKVAGVVAMLASADGSFITGTEIRIDGGTHF